A window of Cryptococcus tetragattii IND107 chromosome 5, whole genome shotgun sequence genomic DNA:
ATGGCTGCATATCAAAAACGTTACCGCACGACCCCGCCCCTAAAAAAATGAATTTTCAATCACTCCACCTTGAGGCCCAAGTCTTTTgcaatcatcttcctcgcaATAGGGTGATAGAACCCAGCATGCTCCATAAacgtcttcttcgccaactCTGGCGCCTGCTCATTCAACAACCTGAAAACCGGTCGGCAGAacttcatccttcccttGGAAATCACCCATTCGGCCGCTTTTTGGGCATAATCAGCAGAAGATTTGAGGGCAATCTCAAAGAAACGGAGGGCGATTTCGGCGTTACcggtggaagagagagagtagGCATTATCCAGGGCGGAGACCGCTTTGGGAGAGAGGGCGGGATAGGTCTCGAGCCGGTCGAGCATGATCACTGGGGTAATGATGTTAGCAATTTGGGTTGGGTTGggtgggggggggggagaggagggaggagagaatcAAAAAATAGGGATGGAATGTACCTTTCTGCGTAGAGGAGAAATTCTCAATGTCCTTGGGTGAGAACCGAGAGAAGTCTTCGCTCTCCCTAGCATGGTTCCACTTCTCAGCGAGGTCGTAGCACTAATTCCGTAAAAAATTCAGCGTCAATCCGACGCGAAGAAGATCCTTGATCAAAACTTACAGCTTTGGACAGAGTGTCGTCGTACTTAATATCAACACAAAGGTCGCTGCCGTCACCGTGAACCCACTAATCAATTGGATACGATTAGATATGGTACTTTAACAAAACTTAGGATAACAAAATGGAATGACCCACCTCGTCCCAGTCGACCTTGCCCAACTTTcgcaccacctcctctccgtTCTTCAAACTCCCAAAGTAATGGAACAAGTGCGCCCTCCATTGCTCAGTGGTGATCGCATACCCCTCAAAGGTCTTGACGTAATCTTTCATGTATGGCAAGAAAACTTCAAGACCTCCCACAGTCTGTTCGAGGTAATATAAAAAGTTTGCGCCCTTTTCATACGGTACCTGACTATACCCTTCATCAGGATCCTCGTGATCCTTGTACTCTGCGACCAATCGCTGGAACCGAGGCTCCAATCGAGCAAGGTCGTCGACCAACCCCCGTCGACCGACAGTAAAAGACAATTGACGAGCCTGCTCGCCGTGGGTAGCGCGAATGATCAATCGCTCGAGGTAAGTCGTCCACCCTTCATTCAACCAGAAATGTCGCCATGATGCACATCCGATCCCGTTACCGAACCATGAGTGACTAATTTCATGAGCTACGACGTCCACTTGGGATCGATCACCGGCAATGATGGTAGGTGTGGCAAAAGTGAGACAAGCGTTTTCCATTCCGCCGTAAGGGAAGGATtcggggaggaagaggacgtcGTAAACGCCAAACTTGTACTCGGATGCGAGGTCTTCGGCGGTAGCGACAAAGTTGGCGGTGTCCTTGTGGAATTCCCAGTAGGCAGCGTCCATGTTTCCGGGTTCGGTCCAGCAGCCAGTATCCCAGTTTCGGCCAGAGAGCTTGTCGAATGGTTTGTAAGTGAGCTCGCCTGCGCCGATGGCGATGAGATAACTCGGGATACCAACGGGCTGGCCAACGCTTTCGCGTCAGCGACTTGGATCCTTTTgtgaaagaaaagcaagagATGGGTAAACCAACCTGTTCATAAACAAACTCGGTAACGCCATCCCCAAGGTCAACAGTATCCCTCCTCAATGCACTCATCAGTACTTCCAGACCTCTACCAGAACGGACCTTGGCGCTATACGTGGCTTTGACAGCAGGGGTATCCTGGCAAGGAAGCATGCTCCTCGCATGGATAGCTTGGCATTGGGAGTAGAGATAAGGGTGTTTACCAGACTTGGTCTGTTGAGGAGTGAGCCATCCAACGGCGGTACATTGGGAAGTGGTCGAGTAAGTGACTTTCATGGAAACTGACTGAAGTTCCGATCATGTCAGTGATCAAAAGTGTAGTCTtaatcaagaagaaaatgtgGTGACGTACAGATCCTTTGGAGACAGGTTTGGGGAGGATAATAGTCAACCCTTCGCCCATGACCTCAATCGTCTTGCCGAGCTTGTACTCCTACCGTCCCCATCAGCTtacttcctcatctcccaaaAACTCAAACTTCTGTCAAGGCAAGCAAGTAAACTCACAGCAACCTCTCCGTCCACCTCAACGTTGCTGACATCCAAATGGCTACTATCCAacaccacctccttcacACCATCCTCCCTCGCCTCAAGTTTGAGCGTCGCAGATCCGCCAAAGACCTGCTTGTCCCAATCGATAGTCCAGTCGAGGCCAATGTGCTTTGTAACGATGGCGAGGTAGTTGGACAAGGTCGCCGGGTCCCTGTCGATATGGGCTGATGGTGGGATGAACTGGGGGTGGAAAGACATGGCTGGTGAGTCGGgtaaaagaagaagagaagcgaAAGCCAGaaataaaaaagaaaataagGGATTGCAGAGACGGAGCACATGGCTCCAGCCGACGGTATCATGTGGAGGTAGATGATTACGTAAAATACATTGTTTACACTCTATAGATGGCTTGAGAGGAAACGGCTAtatctcctcatcgtcgctctcttcctcatcttcccataCCAAATCCCCGCTCGCGCCCTCTCCTTCGTGCGCGTACGGTAGCGGCACCTGTGCACGAGCCTGGCGCTGAGAATCTGTGAGAGAGAGGTTGAAGGGTAAGTCGAGATCGGCGTGGGTGGCCgcttgagaaggataaCTATGGGCCGAGGCATCAAGCGGGATtgcagatggaggtggGAGGGAGAACGGGGTGAGGTCAATGAGAGACGAAAGAGGTGGGAGGGTGAGTTGTAAGCTGGtcggagaagatgagggtTGAGATGGTGGGGTCAGAACTACCGCTTCAAGGGATCGTGATATCCCTTTTATCCCGCCCGTCGCTTTTCTTACCAGCACACTCACACCGacaccctcttcccaatcccTTGCTCCCACTTCCAAgccctcttcacctttaTAAGCCAGCTCCCTCCCGACACCTCTTTTCATGGCAttctccatcaccatccagTAATTCGCCGaagggttggaagagatgggggaGAGGTAGAGTCTGGACAAATGGGtgaggagtgggagagggagaggagagaggagggagagagtTGGCGAGAGAGTTGGCGAGGtgaagtggtggaggagggagggtggaagagggaggatgagtcTAGAGGGGGCTTGTTTGTAGACATCTTGATTAGCATGGCGGTGCGGTAACGATAGGAAGGGTGTTTCTGTTAGACTCACCTTTGTGGGTTTTTATAGATGCCAGCAAGCTTCGAACTAGGCTTATCACCCCAGCGAACGAATAATCTTCACCCAGGACATGCAACGCATCAATAAATATTTGTCCGCCTTTATCTTTATGCCTTTTTATCAGTTCCCACCCCCATTCACTCCCATATTCTGAAGCTTGAAGCTTGATAGATCAAACGGAGACTTACAAGATGAGAGTATCCGTTGTTTGATTtcttgaaaagaaaggtTTGAAGTATACCCGGGAACATCACCTGAAAGGTCTATGATGTTTATCCCATCTTTGGGTAGTAAACTCGGATCAAGGTACTCTTTCGGCGCATTAAGGGCGGTCACAAGGGTGATTTGCTCGTTTCTACCAAatatcaaaaaaaaatcataTCAGTATTCAATTACGTCTCAGtcattttcccttttcccaaATTCAGTTTTGAACTGAACGACTTGATGGGCAAGCGCCGATCCATATGGCTCCGATTCCTTGGCATTTGGACTTTTGGACATACCTAGAAACAGCGGCCGTAAGGAGATAGTTGAATATCGGAGTGGCAGGAAAAGTGGGTTCGTCCCGGAGGATGAGCAGGGGCTGATGCGGGATCTGAGTGTTATCGAGGATATGCGCGAGAAGGGACGATGCTGTGTCTTTTGGCATTGTCGATAGAATGTGTCCTGTATAACTGCTATTCTTTCGAACGTGAGTTCTCGAGTACAAGAGTATGTAATGTAGAAGTCGGCGGGGAAAATAAAAGGAGGATTCGGTGGAggagtggtggaggttttCCCTTTGCCGAGGTGCTCGGATCTATTCCACCTCTTTTGTACAACcccatttccatttccatttctATCCCCccattcctcatccttctttcccacaTTTCTGATACATACACATACAAGTACAAATCACATAGAATGCCGCATAAAGTCATCCTCGACACAGACCCAGGTGTAGACGACGTTCTCGCCATCCTGCTTGCACTGTCGTCCCCCGAAATCGACCTTGCCCTTATCTCCATCGTCTTTGGCAACACCCACGCGCCCGTTGCGCATAGTAACCTGTTAAAGATATACCATCTCCTTGCACAAGAAGTGGCGCAGACTGCGGGGGCAGAGGCCAGGTATGGGAGGTTGAAGGGGCAGGTGAAGACGATGTTGGCGATGGGGGAGGATGGGCCGATTGGAGGGGAGAAGGCGGTGGCTGCGTACTTTGTGGGTTTTGAATGACTGTTCCTTTGTGCCTATGTGGCTGATGATGGGCTTTTGTCGGAtcactttcctttttcttttcaatgAACGCTTTTGCGCTGTCCTATAGCATGGCCCGGATGGACTGTCAAACATTAGCGAGACGCACCCTCATTTCACGCCTCCGGAGATCCAGCCAGGGGACATGCATGCACATCTCGACACATCGCCCAAACCGTCTTACGAGGTGATACTTGATATTCTCAAAGCGGAGCCTGACGACAGCGTGACGATTGTCGCTCTCGGTCCACGTAAGTTCTTTGTTTGCTCTAATAGAATTGACTACTTTACATGCAAAACGCTAATCATCCATGTGGGATTAGTGACAAACATTGCACACTCCCTCCGTGCTGATCCAGAGACATTTGCCAAAGTCTCCCGTGTCGTGTGGATGGGCGGCGCGATCGACCACCCGGGTAACACTTCCCCAGTCGCCGAATTCAACTGTTTCGCCGACCCTTATGCTGCCGCATCTGTCGTCGCTGCCGCCAAGGAGGGCAAGATTGAGCTCATCATGGCTCCTCTGGACATCACCACTCCTCACTCCATCCCCTTTTCTGACCTCATCCACCCTTCCGTCGCCGCGATCCCCGAGCCATCTACCGGTGTCGTTAGAAAAACCTCGGAAACGCCCACACCTCTGGAAGCGTTCATCTCTGCAATGCTCGTCAGGGTCCGTAGTCTCCAAGCGAATTTCGGACTACCAGACGCGATGGAGATGCATGATCCTGTAGCTGTTTGGTACGCCCTTGCGCACGCTGGTGTTCCCCGTGGAGCCGGCCCTGTGGAAGGGTGGGCGCTGAACGGAAGGGAGTTTACGATTGAGCGGACGGGAGAGTATACGAGAGGGATGTGCGTGGTGGACCGACGTGGGACGGGGGAGGTAGGCGTGGACAGGAGCAAGGATGAGAGCATTCTTTCGCACGGGctggagaaaaaggagaaggaaaataaTGCATTgccagagaagaagaatggcgTGGTGAAGCCGCGGGGGTTGCCGCTTATCATCACGCGCACGCCAGGGGCGGAGGCGTTGAGGAGTACGCTGCTTGGACGGGTGTTTGGGAAGCAGGAGTAAATATCGAGCTATTATACGCCATACATTAGATGCCGAGACTTGTAGAACAATAGATGTAAGTAGTGTGTATTTTGTTATTGCAAGTCTGGAATCTCTGGAATCCCGTTGTATGACGCGTATGGCTTGATGGGGTGCGATTTGCCCGATCAGGAAATAACCGCACACATCATCAACTTCAGGGCCGAGGGAGTCATGCGTCGCTGTATCAGTCGAGGttacttccttcttcctacctcccttccttccttcctttctttcttactcctcttgcttctttttgtcGCTTCAGACGCACGGATCTCCATGAGCACAGCCAAGAAGCTCCAGAACAAGCTATTCCGCGCCGGGCGTGAGTCTAATTTCTTGTTTCTGATTTTCAGCGCGCCTTCCAGCCACTAGTCCTAGTCCAaccgtcctcctcgtcctcaccCACTGCCAGCAACTGACGCCAGCCATTTTACAGAAGAACAACCCTCGGCTGGAGCCGCAGCTGGGGATGTAACTCCCATAGCATCGGGCGCTTCGACCCCTGTCCCGGAGCAGCTCAAGATCAATATTCCTGCCCCACCTGGGGCCCAGCAAGGGGATAAAcgcgagaaggaaaagtgaGCATTTCATTATATGgccaaggaaggaaggaaggatgaaagCTAACTCAACATGTAAAGCCTTCCCAAACGGCCTCCTTCCCAACAAGAGTCCGCTCCCGAGCTTACCCGTACGTTATTTTCTGCTTGCTTCGTGAAACGAAAGCTCAGTCATTCCTCTATAGCCAAGGATGCTGGGAGCGATATGGATACTCCTGACGCTGCAGCCCATGACAAAAAGGTGCGTGGAATTACCCcttcagagaagaaagaggtaCCCGTGGTCCCTTAATTACGGATGGGTGCAAGACGCCCCGCGTGCCCGTCGTGGGGCACCAACTCGCCTGTCTTCCTATCCATATTTTCGCCTTTtatttcatcctccatttTCCATCCAGCCGCATTGGATAGCCACTAATAATCAATACAGCAGACTCTCAGAGACCGTCTCATTGCAGAGCTCGGTCCAAGGTTCCGTTCCGTCGAAGAATACCGTCTCCAGCAGTCCGACAAGTACCAAGTCCACTGGAAACGATGGGGTCCATATGTCAGCGAGAGGCAGTGGGGTACCGTCCGGGAGGATTATTCGGCGAACGGCGATGCCTGGAACTCATTTCCGTTTGAGATGGCGGAGTCAAGAGCTTACAGGTggggtgaagatggaatgGCGGGTATTTCGTGAGTTGCGTCTTTGCCATGTCAAAACTGCTTGAGAGAAGCGGTGACTGATGGATATTGGTATAGGGATAATCACCAACGACTTTGCTTCACCCTTGGTCTTTGGAACGGTAAAGACCCTATTCTGAAAGAGCGTCTCTACGGCCTCAATGGTAACCAAGGAAATCACGGTGAAGACGTTAAAGAGGTTTACTATTACCTCGACTCTACCCCGACCCATTCGTACATGAAATATCTCTACAAATACCCGCAAGCCGAATTCCCGTACCAGCagttgaaggatgagaacCAAAACAGGAGCAGGGAGGTTGGCGAGTTTGAATTGATGGATACTGACCTCTTTGACGAGAATCGCTACTGGGACGTCTACGTCGAAGTGAGTCTCctttgttcttcttggaaCTTTGAACTTTGGCTAACTGCATcgaaaacaaaaagtatgccaaagatgaagaattCGCAGACGCCATTTCCGTCCGAATCACAGCCTACAATCGCGGCCCCGACCCTGCCGACTTGCACATTCTTCcccaaatcttcttccgcaACACCTGGTCATGGGGTAAAGAACTTCCTCCCAACAtgccttctctctctcaagaAGCCGAAGGCGTTATCCACGCTTCGCACGATACCCTCGGTGAAACCCGATTATACTGTACCCCTTCCCCAGCCCCTGCCGCTCCAGCAAAAGGAGGCGTCGTCCTCGTCGATGGGCCCAGTATCGTCCCGGACTTGTTGTTCACAGAGAATGAGACAAACTTTGAGAGACTCTGGGGTGGGAAGAATAGAACCCCGTTTGTGAAGGACGCTTTCCACGATCATCTTATTCCATCTCACAGGCCTCCAGAGCCTGAGGTGGCGAAAACTGCTGAGGCAGGGTTGGCGTTGAAGAGCCCAGCTGTCAAGACACCTAAATTGCCCCCTGCACATACCGCGGCGGAACTCGAACaagatggcgatgatgatgagcctgCTGCCCCCCAGAAGAAACAAACGGACGGCGGCAATCATGATGGTCCCATACATGCCACCACTCCCCCTCCCCGACCCATATCAGGCCACGGTTACCGCCAATTCGTCAACCCCGACAAGACTGGTACAAAAGCCGCTGCCCATTACCACTTCACCGACGTGCCCGCGAACGGCGGTTGTGTCGTCGTCCGTCTCAAACTCACCCCTTACTCGCCCGACGAAGATCCTACTattgtggatgaagagctttTCGATGAGAAtatggaagagaggagggtggATGCGGATGAGTTTTATGGGAGAATTGCGAGAGGGGGTGTTAGTGAGGATTTGAGGAGTATCATGAGGCAAGCGTTGAGTGGAATGTTGTGGTaagctttttctttttttttaggTGCTGCTTGAGCGTTTGACAAGTGCGGACGGCTGATAAAATGCGTATGTAGGACAAAGCAATACTACCAATACATTCAAAaggaatggatggatggtgaTCCAGGACAACCTCCGCCCCCTCCTGAGCGCAAGTGGGTTCGAAACAAGGTATGTGTGGTTTCTCGAGAAATTGTAATTCTTTTCATGCGCTgatccatcttcaacttACTTTTTGCAGGAATGGAAACACATGTACATCAACGACATTCTATCTATGCCTGATAAATGGGAGTACCCCTGGTTTGCCACTTGGGACACTGCATTCCATTGTATCCCTCTTGCCATGGTTGACCCCTCCTTCGCCAAGAAACAGCTCGATCTCATGACCCGTGAATGGTACATGAAACCCGACGGTGCTTTGCCAGCATACGAATGGAACTTTAGCGACGTCAACCCTCCCGTACACGCGTGGGCTACCTTCCGAGTATTCAAGATTGAGCGAAAAATGTTTGGCAGGGAGGACCTTGACTTTTTGGAACGTGTCTTCCagaagctgctgctcaaTTTCACTTGGTGGGTGAATAGGAAGGACGCCGATGGAAACAATGTGTTTGAAGGCGGTTTCCTCGGTTTGGATAACATTGGGCCTTTTAACCGATCAGAGCCACTTCCTACGGGTGGGACGTTGCGTCAGGCAGACGGTACGGCCTGGatggccttcttctccctcaacATGCTCAGTATTGCCCTCGAGCTCGCCAAGCATAACCCCACCTACGAAGATATTGCCTCCAAATTCTTTGaacacttcctcttcatttccGATGCGATGACTTATCCAGGCTCCAATGATGAACATCTCTCGTTgtggaatgaagaagacggatTTTACTATGATGCGATTCAATGGGGTTACGGGCATTCGCAGCAGTTGCCAGTGAGGTCGATGGTAGGGTTGATGCCGCTCTATGCGACCCTCGTCTTGGAGCCGCAGGTGATCAAACGGTTCCCCGggttcaagaagaggatggacTGGTTTATCGAGAATAGGCCGGACATTTCTGAGAGGAATGTGGcgagtttgaagagtgAGTCCATTTTGTTTCCCCATTTTGTTTCCCTATTGTCGGATTGTCGGGAGTCTTGAAACTGATGTATCGTCTTCAAAGCCTCTGGTAGGGGCGATCGAAAGTTGTTAGCGTTGGCGTCAAAAGAGAGATTGGTGAGgatcttggagaagatgttggatgagaatgagtTCTTCTCTGAACACGGTATCCGATCGTACGTATTTCCCATTGATCCCTGTCATCCCATGGGTCTGAACCTTCTCGCTGATAATGATGTTTCCAGAATGTCACTCTACCACCACGATAACCCCTTCTCCATGAATGTCAACGGCGAAGAATTCGGTGTCGGCTACTGGCCAGGTGACTCCCGTTCTGGCATGTTTGGTGGTAACTCCAATTGGCGAGGCCCCATCTGGCTCGCCGTCAACTTTTTGCTCATCGAGTCTCTCCAACGGTTCCACCAATATTATGGCGATAGCCTCACTGTCGAGTGTCCTACAGGGAGCGGGGACTACATGTCCCTCGCCGGTGCGGCAGAAGAAATTCAGCATCGTCTTATCCATATCTTCTCCCGGGACGAGCATGGTCGACGGGCAGTGAACGGTGGTAACCCCAAGCTTAACAGAGACCCCCATTTCAAGGATTATGTTCACTTCTACGAATTCTTCCATGGGAATGATGGACGAGGATTGGGAGCGAGTCATCAGACGGGCTGGACTGGCTTAATTGCATGGAGTATCATGCAGACCGGAGAGTTCTGCCGATTGCCCAAGACTCCAAAGAGTGAGTCCCTGATCTCTGGTCAGACGTTGACGAATATACACATGCTAATCTCCTCGTGATTTACTGTAGCTCCCCGATCTGTGGCAAAACACTACTTTGACGAGCAAATCAATACCCCCAGCGAGTATGCAGAGGATGGGTCGATGTATTCGGCTTACTCGATGCATTCGGAGTATGATGAGCCCGAGCCTGATGAGCTCTAATTTGCTCTAGTACTCCGAAAGGCGTTGTGGCATGTCAAAAACGGGTTTAAACCAAAGTACTGTGACGGGAAATaagggaaggatgatgctgcaaaaagaaaatggagGATCTTCTGTCGTGTCAGGCATCAAAACATGGAGTCTTGTTGAAGTCTTGTCATTAGAACATACCAGTTTTGCGAAGGATAGATAATGGAAATTATGAATAATCGTTGGTACAAAACTCTTGTCCGTACTTACTAATAGTCATATGGGTTACGGAGGAATACTCCAGTTACTAGTGTATGTCTAACTTATCATCAACTGACCGGCGCGTATACATTAAAACAGAGCatataaataataatgaaCTTAGCCAAGGGTTGACTGCTCTGGGCATAACAACTAGCCCACCAATAAAGTCGCAAAAatttcttcattccctGTGGCATGATTACTGTGTGAGGGAGTCCGATTTTTCTCTACAATGATAGTCCGTATCGATGAACGTGGGATATCAAAATTTCGCCATCGTTGAAAAAGATATCTGGATTCCTACTTGAGCGGTTAAGTTATCTGGGCCATAATGGGTTGACCATGAAAATATGCTCAAAAACTCCTCCATGGGCTCAACCGTACCATGAGTAGGGTCTCTCTTCACGCCTTCCTGCATCATGATACTAAACGATGGGATGACAGGACGGAaagcagcaggaggaggaaagaaacaaTGCCGACCAACCCCTTAGACCGGCAACACATACGGTCAACTCTGACCTTGTTGTCCCTATGATGAATACGTATGTATCATAACGGCCTCCCATTTGATTTTACGACTGACTTAGAATACACATCAAAGGATTACAAATGGCAGTACAGTGTTTATGCTATTCCTTAAATGGCATGTGATTAACCTCATTGGCCGCCTTATGTTAAGTAGTCTTAAAGAGAAGTTCAACAACAAGTTGGGGTTTGTAGTGTAGTGGTATCGCGCTTCATTTGGGCTTCACGGAGCACCGTTGAAGAGGTCCCGCGTTCGATCCGCGGCTGACCCCCAaacatttcttttttgccGTTTTGCCGTTTtgcttttttgctttttgcgTTCTTTGACGTTCATCAGCGTTATCTCGACTGTGTTCGATTGttcattttcctcttttctctcttcttaGTCTGAAAAATATTATGCCGGCACCTGCCATGTCGCAACTAGAAAACGTTTCCGCCATTGTACGTTCATCTATCTTTACAGTGGCCACTACTTACTAAGATCATTTCAGCTCGGCGAATACATGCTCAAAGGCTGGACGCTTACAGACCTTCACTGTTCAGAGTGCAGGACGACTCCTCTCATGCGTGAACCAACTGCTATTGCCCAAAGAGACAATCGAGAAAGAATTCAATTTTGTGCGCTTTGCGATGGACGTCCAGAAGGCCGAGTCGCCGCTCCTATATTGCGACCTGTCGCTGAACCTACACCCTCATCCGCCACGCCGTCGCAGACGATCAAGACTCCAGAATCTCATGCCTACCCCAAAGAAGCCGCATCCGAGCCCGACCCTTCGGAATCGATATCCAACCTTTTACTCAAGGGATATTCTCTCTTAGGTGAAAACTGCCCCAACCCTTCATGTCGAGGTATCCCTTTAGTAGGGTATCCACGAAAAGTAGATGGCTCtaaggatggaaggaagatgtgtGTGAGCtgtgaaggaagatgggtaGAAGAGAGCAGTGTCCCCGCGGACTGGGTTCGCGATGCTCCCATCACTTCCATTACTGAAGCGGCCCCTTCAAGTCGATCGGTTCAAGCCGGAGAGAGCCCtaggagcaggaagaggagagagctTTACGGCATTACTAATTCAGGTACAAACCAACCAGTAAgcaaggggaaggagaaggctgtTGACGTAGGGGAGTTTGAAACAAAGGCGAGAGGATCAGAAAGCGAATTGGTGAACCGAGCCGCTCCCGAGAACTTTGCGCATGAGGCCGCTGATGAGCTTGAACAAACTGCAATAGGAGTCAGGGTATGTTGTGGCTTTGTGCATCATTAGGTTGAAAACTAATGGCTGCTAGAAGACCTTTTCCACTAGGCCAACTCCTGGAATTCTCCCAGCCCCAATCAATCGCCCCACACCACCTAGCCCCGACTCTGCCCTCTTCGCCACTCTCTCTACCGCCTCTGACTCTCTGTCCGAGACTCTCACTCGTCTTTCAAAATCCCTTGATGCCACCACAAGCTCCCTTGGCAAGcgttcatcttcatctcaaGATGAGGGAAATTGTTTTGTGGATATCAAGTTGCACACAGAAGCGATGAAGGATGTTTTGGGGGTGCTTGCCCAGGTggaaagggcaaagagGCAGGGCTACTGAGCTTTACAATGGAAAAATTGGTATGTATTTGTAGTTCATTGCGCTGCGTATACATTTTGTGCTATTGCATGCTT
This region includes:
- a CDS encoding leukotriene A-4 hydrolase/aminopeptidase → MSFHPQFIPPSAHIDRDPATLSNYLAIVTKHIGLDWTIDWDKQVFGGSATLKLEAREDGVKEVVLDSSHLDVSNVEVDGEVAEYKLGKTIEVMGEGLTIILPKPVSKGSSVSMKVTYSTTSQCTAVGWLTPQQTKSGKHPYLYSQCQAIHARSMLPCQDTPAVKATYSAKVRSGRGLEVLMSALRRDTVDLGDGVTEFVYEQPVGIPSYLIAIGAGELTYKPFDKLSGRNWDTGCWTEPGNMDAAYWEFHKDTANFVATAEDLASEYKFGVYDVLFLPESFPYGGMENACLTFATPTIIAGDRSQVDVVAHEISHSWFGNGIGCASWRHFWLNEGWTTYLERLIIRATHGEQARQLSFTVGRRGLVDDLARLEPRFQRLVAEYKDHEDPDEGYSQVPYEKGANFLYYLEQTVGGLEVFLPYMKDYVKTFEGYAITTEQWRAHLFHYFGSLKNGEEVVRKLGKVDWDEWVHGDGSDLCVDIKYDDTLSKACYDLAEKWNHARESEDFSRFSPKDIENFSSTQKVIMLDRLETYPALSPKAVSALDNAYSLSSTGNAEIALRFFEIALKSSADYAQKAAEWVISKGRMKFCRPVFRLLNEQAPELAKKTFMEHAGFYHPIARKMIAKDLGLKVE